GGAAAGAATCCTGGCCTTTCCCTTCAGGTTCTTCTCCTCCAAAAGGGCCTTCATTCGATCATGCACCTCGACCGCCCCGCACGCGGAGCAAGAACCCTTCGGATGGTCGGGCGCCCGTTCGTTGGTGCATACCAAAACATACCGCTTTTTCTTGAACATCCGTTCTCCTTCGAATTTCCCCGGCAGAGTCCACGAATCCCCTGCAAAATGCTAGAATACCCCAAACCATCCTCCCTCAAAAGGAACCGCGATGAACACGGCCCCCGGTGAAATCGGCAGCGCTACCGTCGAGCCGCCCCGCCGCGTCATTTTTTATGCAACCTGCCTGGTCGACCGCTTTTTCCCGGAGGTGGGCGAAGCGGCGCTTTACCTTCTCGACAACATGAACGTGGAGGTGGACTTCCCGGAGGGGCTGACCTGCTGCGGCCTTCCCCACTACAACAACGGGTTCCAGGACGAGGCCCGCAAATCCCTGGACCGCCAGCTCGATCTGCTGGGCGGGGACGAACCTGTCATCGTTCCCTCGGGCTCTTGCGGCTGGATGCTCCGGGACGTCCTGCCCACCCTGTATCCCGACGACCCCTGGCGGCGCGAGCGCGCCGAGAACATCTCCGGCAGGGTGTACGAGCTCTCCCAATTCCTCGTCCACTTCGGCCGCTTCGAGGCGAAACCCCACATCCCGGGCCGGGCCGTCTACCACGACTCCTGCCACCTTCTCCGCGGCATGGGAGAGCGTGAGGCGCCCCGGCGGCTGCTCGATATTGTCGCCCGCGACCGGCCCGAGATGCGGAACTGCGATCGCTGCTGCGGCTTCGGCGGTTCCTTTTCGGTAAAATACCCCGAAATCTCCTGCGCCATGCTCGATGAGAAGATCGCCGCGGCCGAGGAAGCAGGCGCCGATTGGATCGTCGCCGCCGACGCAGGC
Above is a window of bacterium DNA encoding:
- a CDS encoding (Fe-S)-binding protein; the encoded protein is MNTAPGEIGSATVEPPRRVIFYATCLVDRFFPEVGEAALYLLDNMNVEVDFPEGLTCCGLPHYNNGFQDEARKSLDRQLDLLGGDEPVIVPSGSCGWMLRDVLPTLYPDDPWRRERAENISGRVYELSQFLVHFGRFEAKPHIPGRAVYHDSCHLLRGMGEREAPRRLLDIVARDRPEMRNCDRCCGFGGSFSVKYPEISCAMLDEKIAAAEEAGADWIVAADAGCMLQIGGGLIRRNSHISLLHLAQALAGPGAPGWPRAFSEGGRIL